In Fragaria vesca subsp. vesca linkage group LG5, FraVesHawaii_1.0, whole genome shotgun sequence, the genomic stretch TTCTGGAAATCCAATCAATCAAGGATACTGAGAATAAAATGATTCAATATCAACTGATTCCTGATTTTGTATTCGACCCAGTAACCCAAGTTCAATGAAGTAGAGATTACACAAAGAAATGAACTGGATTGACAAAAAAGGCTGAAGATTCAGAGAAAAAAGAAGAAGAACAAAGCATTTATCTACGCAGGCCCAGCAATACAATAAACGAATTAGTATAAGTTTCTACAATTCGATCCCAAAATTGAATCAGGAACTCTTTAACCCTAGAATTTGTATCGAACTGAAGAATGATTGATATAGATACTTACAGTGTGTTGGGAATAGAAGAGCGCAAGATGAAGACGAAGAAGGTGATGGCTGCTAGTCCATATACTATAGGTATGCTAAAAGCAACGACGTCGTTTTGAGAAGAAAAAAAAGTGGTTATTCACTATTCACTCATCCGTAAAACCCAAAAACTGGTTTTTATTTTTAACCCAAAAGCAAACTAGTCCAATAATGGTTTTTATTTTTTTTTGGCTTTCTTCATCTTCTGAAAAATAGAGTTTCATACACAGTTTGATTCATAAATTTTTGAAACTATCAGATGTGTATCTCGAAATTTGACCCTGATATGGTTGATTCGGACCCATAACTTGATTCTTTAGATTCTGATTCCTACCCTCATCTCCTTGGTTCAGAATCGGTGAAACTCACAACCATTCCAATTACTTGATGCGACGATCACTCAAAAACCGTTTAAAAAGAGTGTGTTTCTACTTTCTAGTTAGCTCCGTTAGCTTCCAAGTGCGCCAAAATCTTCGCTCAGTTTTCCTCCACGTGTCCCTTCAGTTGTTGTGACTTGTGACCAGACTTCGCTTCAAAGCAAAACTCTGTCAAATTCTTCTTTCTTCTCCACCAAACCAACCATATATTGGGAATCAGAGCCAAAATCACTCTGATTCTTACTTGGAGAAGATGAACATGAAAATGGGTCTTCTCAACACAGCAGCCTGTGTTGTTTTGGTTGTTGTTAGTCAGCTGGTTGCGGTGAGTCTAGGTGATTATATAAGCACAGTCTCGGAGGCTTACTTATCGGCACTAGGAGACCCAGGCATGAAGAACCCGAATGTTAGAGTTGCATTGGAAGCTTGGAACTTCTGCAATGAAGTTGGAGTTGAAGCACCCAACATGGGCAGCCCCAGGCTGGCCGATTGTGCTGACCTCTCTTGCCCACCAATCACTGGTATGCTCAATCCAAAACCCACATGAGTTTTTAGCAATAGTGAATGTATGTTATGCTTGCCTTTGGCTTTCCAGTTTTCTTAATGAGTCTTATCATAGCCCCAATTTCAAGAACACTCTTGAGGGTTTTATGGTGTTCGAAAATAGGAATACTAGATGTACATTTTGTAGCACATTTATAATGACTGCTGAATTATGAAAAAATATGTGGGAAGTATATCCTAAATGTGTTTGTGAGTCTGCTAGTAGATTTCTGGGATTAGGAATCATATTTGATGCTTATTGAGATGTGATTCCTCAGGTTCTTACTTTTGTTCGTTTCTTTTTCGTAGTTGCATTGTATGTATGCTTGTCATTTGTGTTTGGATAATAGTCACTTGCTGCAATTTTGACCATGATCAACAATGTGTTTCTCCTTAAGGTCACTTTTAGAGTGACTCAAGTTCATGTTTCCTTACTTGCTGATCTCTTTAGTTTTGTCTGTTTCAATTATCAGATACTATTGGTCGTGCTCCTCTAGGATTTAAGAGTGATTGTGTGATTCGTCATAGAGTAAATGAATCAGACAACAACTTAAAGGCTGGTGATAAGTTTCCTGTTAGCAATTTTACGCCATATACAAACCCCAACTTGTATGCAACAGAAAAGGAGCTGTATCTTGCCTCTCTATGTGAGGTCAATGATTCTTCATCAGATCCGTGGCAGTTTTGGATGATCATGCTTAAGAATGGGAATTTTGACAAGAACACTACTCTTTGTCCTGAAAATGGCAAGCAGGTAAGTAGAATTGTAACGGATAGGAATTTTCCATGTTTTGGTAGAGGTTGTATGAATCAGCCACTTGTTTACCATAACTTCTCGAGATTAGTATCTTATGGGGACCAAAATTTGTCCTTAACTGGAGGATTTTATGGAAGTTATGATCTTGATGCCGACTTGGGAAAAGGTATAGGGAACAACTCCTACTTTTCAGTCTCATGGCAGAAAAACTTGAGCACCGGAAGTTGGATTTTCTCACACAGATTGACAACATCTGCCAAGTATCCTTGGCTAATGTTGTACCTACGTTCAGATGCAACAAAAGGACCTAATGGTGGTTATCACTATGATGGCCGTGGCATCATGAGACAGGTTGGTTCCTCAGTTTTTTTGTTTTATTTTATTTTTTCTCATGCAAGCACTACAATTTTTCATTGCAAATCATTCTAAGCAGCCACTTCTGGACATTAGAATAACTTTAGTTGAACGCTAAAAGTATAATATATGGTGTAGCATACACCTATGCATTTCTGACTAGTGAAAATGGCCATTGCTATAATTAGACGTTTATAGGAAGGTGTAGGAGCAGTTTATACAATCTAGATATTTCGTATGTAAATTTAAATGTTGCCTATTTGTTGACATCAGTTCTTTGTGAACTTTTCTTATTCTTCACTTGATTCCTTATGGATAAATGTCTTGATATTTGAAGTCAAACGCCACTATCTCAGGAATAATATCGTATTTGTTTTTTTTTTAGTTGCCAGTCTCCCCAGACTTTAAAGTAAGACTGAGACTTGATGTTAAGCAAGGGGGAGGTTCAAACAGCCAATTTTATCTCCTTGATATAGGAAGCTGTTGGAAGAACAATGGAAAACCATGCGATGGTGATGTATTGACAGATGTGACTAGATACAGTGAAATGATAATAAACCCAGCAACTACAAACTGGTGCCGTCCAGATAACCTTGTCTCCTGCCCACCTTACCATGTTACTCAAACTGGTAATAGGATATATAGAAATGAAACATCTAGGTTTCCATATGCTGCTTATCATCTCTACTGTGCTCCTGGTAATGCAAAATACTTGGAGAAACCATTTGACATATGTGACCCATATAGCAACCCACAAGCACAAGAATTGGTGCAAATTCTTCCCCACCCTGAATGGTCTGTACATGGCTATCCTGAAAAGAAAGGAGATGGATGGATTGGAGATCCCAGGACATGGGAGCTTGATGTTGGTGCACTCTCTAGCCAGTTGTATTTCTACCAGGTATTGATTTTGTAAACTTTCTTCAACTTTAAGGACTTGATTTATCGCCCTATGTAACCAGAAAAAATGCCATTTGAAAGATATGTTCTCCTAGTAAGTGCACTAACTATTTTACATAGTCATTTCTCAATCATCTCACAAAGTGCTCTTGAATTCATTGTGCAGGACCCAGGAACAGAACCAGCAAAGCGAGTATGGTCTTCACTTAATGTCGGTACAGAAATATATGTCAGTCGCCCAGGCGAGACCGCGGAATGGACTGTAAGTGAATTTGATGTCTTAGTTCCTGAAGGTGTTGGAGATACTGGCACTATGCCTTACTGAATCTCCCCATTAAACATGAGTATTCAGTAGATAATCATGTACATACATCTCTATATATATACTTTGTACATAACTACATTATAAAACACACACAATTTGGTCATGATACACCAACTCTTTCTTATGATTCCTTTTTTTACATATGAAACATCCATGCTGTGATCAAATTTGCATGAGTCATAGAAAGTTAAAAATGGATGACCAATATCACATCTTAAGAGTGGTAATACTAACTGACCGTATGTCACCAATCTATTTCAAAGGATTATTATTGGAATGCGGCTATTAGGACCTCCAAGTTTGCTCATTTGACCTCACTCTATTATGAATTATTAAATGACATATTTATCCTCTTACACAATGACTATTAAGGACAATAATTAAACAAAATTATTAAATGACATATTTATCCTCTTACACAATAACTATTAAAGACACTAATTAAATAAAAAGTAATGTTACATTTATTTTCTCTAAACTTTCTAATTCAATAATAATGGATTACTTTTTATTATTTTCCTTATTGATTTTTATTTTCTAGTTTACCACATACTTATTAAAGCATTTATATATTTATATTATCATACATGTCACATGTTTATACGAAGTGAAAAAATATTTTTACAAAAATTATGATCTATCAATTATTAAAATATTTTATCATCATGACTATATATAAAAAAAAAAAATGTAAACTTACAAAAAAAATAGTATATATAAAATAGAAATACAAAAGTAACAAAAATATATAATAGTTCATGT encodes the following:
- the LOC101291921 gene encoding uncharacterized protein LOC101291921, coding for MNMKMGLLNTAACVVLVVVSQLVAVSLGDYISTVSEAYLSALGDPGMKNPNVRVALEAWNFCNEVGVEAPNMGSPRLADCADLSCPPITDTIGRAPLGFKSDCVIRHRVNESDNNLKAGDKFPVSNFTPYTNPNLYATEKELYLASLCEVNDSSSDPWQFWMIMLKNGNFDKNTTLCPENGKQVSRIVTDRNFPCFGRGCMNQPLVYHNFSRLVSYGDQNLSLTGGFYGSYDLDADLGKGIGNNSYFSVSWQKNLSTGSWIFSHRLTTSAKYPWLMLYLRSDATKGPNGGYHYDGRGIMRQLPVSPDFKVRLRLDVKQGGGSNSQFYLLDIGSCWKNNGKPCDGDVLTDVTRYSEMIINPATTNWCRPDNLVSCPPYHVTQTGNRIYRNETSRFPYAAYHLYCAPGNAKYLEKPFDICDPYSNPQAQELVQILPHPEWSVHGYPEKKGDGWIGDPRTWELDVGALSSQLYFYQDPGTEPAKRVWSSLNVGTEIYVSRPGETAEWTVSEFDVLVPEGVGDTGTMPY